A genomic region of Sulfolobales archaeon contains the following coding sequences:
- a CDS encoding DUF1177 family protein, giving the protein MSMAPSVIRVIDILDAPRVGEEDIEQLVSGCREASIHFERLKGEKGETLFTKIVFDFGGGRGIGIIGRLGGVGARPHLIGMVSDADGAIVALAVAEKLGRMCSRGEELMGRFVIATHISTNSPIRPEKPAPMMDSPVDLDQLLMREVDESVDAHISIDATKGNKVIKIRGFAITPVVVRGWILRPTEEVLEIYSWIAGRPPILVPITMQDIVPFSTPVKHINSILQPWLYTDTPVMGVAITSESVIPGSATGVTDLSSLEPASRFVLEIAKKYTSRSIEIYYENEYQTLLKYHGDLKEIMSRRVRS; this is encoded by the coding sequence ATGTCTATGGCACCGAGCGTGATCAGAGTAATAGATATCCTCGACGCGCCAAGAGTTGGTGAAGAGGATATAGAACAGTTGGTGAGTGGGTGCAGAGAAGCATCAATACATTTCGAGAGATTAAAAGGTGAAAAAGGAGAAACCCTATTTACGAAAATAGTATTCGACTTCGGCGGGGGAAGGGGAATAGGTATCATAGGTAGATTAGGAGGTGTGGGTGCTAGACCCCATTTAATAGGCATGGTGTCGGATGCTGATGGGGCTATAGTGGCTCTCGCTGTTGCAGAAAAGCTTGGGAGAATGTGCTCTCGGGGAGAAGAGCTTATGGGTAGATTTGTTATAGCGACTCATATATCTACAAACTCGCCTATAAGGCCCGAGAAGCCTGCTCCCATGATGGATTCACCGGTGGATCTAGATCAGCTGTTAATGAGGGAAGTCGATGAGAGTGTCGACGCCCATATCTCGATCGATGCCACCAAGGGGAATAAGGTTATAAAGATAAGGGGGTTCGCCATAACACCTGTGGTTGTCAGGGGGTGGATCTTGAGGCCTACTGAAGAGGTGCTTGAGATATATAGCTGGATAGCTGGTAGGCCCCCGATCCTTGTGCCTATAACTATGCAAGATATAGTCCCCTTTTCAACACCTGTGAAACATATTAACAGCATTCTACAACCATGGCTATATACAGATACACCAGTGATGGGTGTTGCAATAACTTCTGAGAGCGTTATACCTGGATCTGCTACGGGGGTAACAGATTTAAGCTCCTTAGAACCAGCATCTAGATTTGTTTTAGAGATAGCCAAGAAGTACACATCTAGATCTATTGAGATATATTACGAGAACGAGTATCAAACCTTACTGAAGTACCACGGAGATCTTAAGGAGATAATGAGCAGAAGGGTCAGATCTTAG
- a CDS encoding DUF917 family protein, whose translation MVLLIDSEDKMEKLVLGSAFLGGGGGGDLVLGLELAKIFARLGYVEIRSVDEVRPDAIVVTTSIVGPQSIDTWTRSSLIANLVGSVRDLEKAIGKPIDGLISSEIGAVNTLSPFPASILLEIPVIDAPCNGRAHPTVLMGSMGLQRLSGYVSIIAARWGIAGDRSRGSAVLKGSLEEVINILRSIVSMKGVVATARNPIYISYVKDNGAPGAIALAFELGSMISNYRSDPLELSYRIAEKYSGAVIEGCQVIESFSEIREGLDYGRVRIKCGNMDYILVYANENIYLEDSSGIIAVFPDLISMIDLTTGLPLLSKDLKEGSRFNIVVIRWKKLRLGSGLRYPESYDQVVRAIGRDIRVYLKELLVG comes from the coding sequence ATGGTTCTTCTCATAGATAGCGAGGATAAGATGGAAAAGCTTGTACTCGGCTCAGCATTTCTTGGCGGTGGAGGTGGGGGCGATCTAGTGCTTGGGCTTGAGCTAGCCAAGATATTTGCTAGACTAGGATATGTTGAGATAAGATCTGTGGATGAGGTAAGGCCAGATGCGATAGTAGTTACCACATCTATTGTGGGGCCTCAGAGCATAGATACATGGACAAGATCCTCCTTAATAGCTAACCTTGTAGGATCGGTTAGAGATTTGGAGAAAGCTATTGGAAAACCTATTGATGGTTTAATAAGCTCTGAAATAGGTGCTGTGAACACGTTATCTCCTTTCCCAGCATCTATTTTACTGGAAATCCCAGTTATAGATGCACCATGTAATGGCAGAGCTCATCCAACAGTTTTAATGGGTTCTATGGGGCTCCAAAGGCTCTCAGGCTATGTGTCGATTATCGCTGCTAGGTGGGGAATAGCTGGGGATCGATCCCGAGGATCTGCTGTATTAAAGGGTTCTCTGGAAGAAGTCATCAATATACTCAGAAGCATAGTATCCATGAAGGGTGTGGTGGCTACTGCGAGAAACCCTATATATATTAGCTATGTCAAGGATAACGGTGCTCCCGGAGCTATTGCCCTAGCCTTCGAGCTAGGATCTATGATCTCTAATTATAGATCAGATCCCCTGGAGCTTAGCTATAGAATAGCTGAGAAATACTCTGGAGCAGTTATAGAGGGGTGTCAAGTTATTGAAAGTTTCTCTGAGATAAGAGAAGGCCTGGACTATGGGAGAGTGAGAATTAAATGTGGTAATATGGACTATATATTAGTATATGCTAATGAAAACATATATCTAGAAGATTCTAGTGGGATTATAGCTGTATTTCCTGATCTCATATCCATGATCGATCTAACAACTGGGCTTCCCCTATTGAGCAAAGATCTGAAAGAAGGATCTAGATTCAATATAGTAGTAATAAGGTGGAAGAAACTTAGACTAGGCTCTGGGCTGAGATATCCGGAATCCTACGATCAGGTGGTAAGGGCTATTGGAAGAGATATAAGGGTCTATTTGAAGGAGCTCCTGGTGGGATAG
- a CDS encoding aminopeptidase has translation MTQVLSIHRKDLLDIAKNIVKINLGLSAGERFLVITDTEKINIGYALFQAGLELGAEAVLITMKPRSRNGEEPPDPVRAAWLESDVFIAPTKYSLTHTQARRQVTDKGSRGATMPGITEEIFLRTLSINYKADVIPLCEKLFEALKGCSEIRITSEQGTDISFSVSGREFHLDGGIYDKPGMWGNLPAGEVYVAPLEGTANGVVVVDGSISGGIGVVKEHVKIIVERGRAKEISGGSEARRLYELLASMRSEDAFNFPAELGIGCNSAARLSGVVLEDEKIFGTVHLALGDNSTFGGRVKAGIHIDMVLLKPTLYADRKIIIEKGIWRI, from the coding sequence ATGACCCAGGTTTTAAGCATTCATAGAAAGGATCTTCTAGATATAGCGAAAAATATAGTTAAAATAAATCTAGGCCTATCAGCAGGAGAGAGGTTTCTAGTAATCACAGACACAGAGAAGATTAACATCGGCTATGCCCTCTTCCAAGCAGGTCTCGAGCTAGGGGCTGAAGCCGTTTTAATAACTATGAAGCCGAGAAGCAGGAATGGTGAGGAGCCTCCAGACCCTGTAAGGGCAGCGTGGCTAGAAAGCGATGTATTTATAGCGCCTACTAAATATAGTTTAACACATACCCAAGCTAGGAGACAGGTTACAGATAAAGGATCTAGAGGAGCTACGATGCCAGGTATAACTGAAGAAATATTTCTTAGAACACTTTCGATTAACTATAAAGCCGATGTTATACCTCTATGCGAAAAGCTTTTTGAGGCTCTGAAGGGATGCTCCGAGATAAGGATAACGAGTGAGCAGGGAACAGATATATCCTTCTCTGTTAGTGGTAGAGAATTCCATCTAGACGGGGGCATATATGATAAGCCTGGCATGTGGGGAAATCTACCTGCTGGTGAGGTTTATGTGGCACCTCTTGAGGGGACAGCTAATGGTGTCGTTGTTGTTGATGGAAGCATTTCAGGAGGAATAGGGGTGGTTAAAGAACATGTTAAAATTATTGTGGAGCGTGGGCGTGCCAAGGAAATCAGTGGAGGTTCCGAGGCTAGAAGACTATATGAGTTATTAGCATCTATGAGAAGCGAAGACGCCTTTAACTTTCCAGCTGAGCTTGGCATAGGATGCAACTCCGCAGCAAGGTTGAGCGGTGTTGTTCTTGAGGATGAGAAGATTTTTGGAACTGTACATCTAGCTTTGGGCGATAACAGCACCTTTGGGGGTAGGGTAAAAGCAGGGATCCACATAGATATGGTTCTCTTAAAACCTACATTATATGCTGATAGAAAAATCATAATAGAGAAAGGTATATGGAGGATATAA
- a CDS encoding AroM family protein: MVRIGLVTIGQSPRKDITDDLIKILPPEVELVEAGALDDLTLEEIKRKLSPDPGDVVYVTRLRDGTEVKVSKEKILDLMRVKIDLLDSKGVDIIAILCSGEFPEFKASVPILYPDKILKGIVSGVKYRGKTAVLIPAREQISYARDKWSPYLENPDIIAISPYTSTPEDFIRIGRTFKEHMVGFAVMDCMGYSLNHKRIIKQISPLTRIITSRGALARALSEMVDSLNLNK; this comes from the coding sequence ATGGTAAGAATAGGTCTTGTTACAATAGGTCAGTCACCTAGAAAAGATATAACGGATGATCTGATCAAGATCCTGCCTCCAGAAGTAGAACTAGTAGAGGCTGGAGCGCTAGATGATCTCACATTAGAAGAGATTAAGAGGAAACTGTCTCCTGACCCTGGAGATGTTGTATATGTAACGCGGTTGAGGGATGGAACAGAGGTTAAGGTTTCAAAAGAGAAGATCTTAGATCTGATGAGAGTTAAGATAGATCTTTTAGACTCAAAGGGAGTCGATATAATAGCTATACTCTGCTCTGGTGAGTTCCCAGAATTTAAAGCAAGTGTTCCAATACTATATCCAGATAAAATATTGAAAGGCATAGTATCAGGAGTTAAATATAGAGGCAAAACAGCGGTTCTAATACCGGCTAGAGAACAGATAAGCTATGCAAGGGATAAGTGGTCTCCATATCTAGAAAATCCAGATATAATAGCAATATCGCCATATACCTCTACACCAGAGGATTTTATTAGAATTGGAAGAACATTTAAAGAGCATATGGTTGGATTTGCCGTTATGGATTGTATGGGGTATTCACTAAATCATAAGAGGATCATAAAACAGATATCACCACTAACAAGGATTATAACCTCGAGAGGAGCCTTAGCCAGAGCTCTTTCAGAGATGGTTGATAGCCTGAATCTAAATAAGTAA
- a CDS encoding ABC transporter substrate-binding protein, producing the protein MGIAINTINAESQSVTPVYGGTLVIGIPSEPPNLVLTGSPTWTYYQVVTPICNSLVDFDPQTLEWVPDLAESWQIIKTNDSKMLVVFYLVRNATWHDGVPFTSQDVKFSYEKIGPVFNSFIAGMWKYLEGIDTPDNYTVVFRFNTTWGLILYPGYFGGSGTCISPKHLYEGTDIATNPYNTKPVGTGPFKFKEWVKGQYIVLERNDKYWKKGLPYLDRIIYKIIPSSEAMMLAFQRGEIDFVWNYGITFAHAVQLERMIKEGKLPGKKVWFFPSPGGSLDVLGFNLHPEGAAPLKDVRVRKAIAMAINRSAIAEVVYFGKVEPLDTMVSRAPATAMFYPDAKQPSYNPEEANRLLDEAGYKRGPDGIRFKLRLTIDSTSYPWYVKEAELIRDFLRQVGIDVQIITLDTAAWHQTVFRNWDFDMSIFPFVHGPGPAYFIQYYTSRGIVRASWSNAMGYSNPKAEQLLFAAEKELDRAKQIELVRQALNIIVNDQPAVWLVSRTFVALLNAAFSDELQPGVWENGFGTNYMRPEKVFLKTLATQTPTPIATTTPAPGPIATATLTAALTPTPTLTPLIGAPTANTMIYIAIAIIVIIVALFIALRLRRR; encoded by the coding sequence ATGGGAATAGCTATAAATACTATTAATGCTGAATCTCAAAGTGTAACTCCTGTATATGGTGGCACCCTTGTTATAGGCATACCTTCTGAACCCCCCAACCTAGTCCTCACAGGAAGCCCTACATGGACTTACTACCAGGTTGTAACTCCTATCTGTAACTCGCTAGTAGATTTCGATCCACAAACTCTTGAATGGGTTCCAGATCTAGCGGAATCATGGCAGATTATAAAGACCAACGATAGCAAAATGCTCGTGGTCTTCTACCTTGTGAGAAACGCTACATGGCATGATGGCGTGCCATTTACATCCCAAGACGTTAAGTTCTCATATGAGAAAATAGGGCCTGTCTTTAATAGCTTTATAGCTGGTATGTGGAAATATCTCGAGGGTATAGATACACCTGACAACTATACAGTTGTATTTAGGTTTAACACAACATGGGGGTTAATCCTCTATCCAGGATATTTCGGAGGGTCGGGCACATGTATAAGTCCTAAGCACCTCTATGAGGGGACAGATATAGCTACTAATCCATATAATACAAAGCCCGTAGGAACTGGACCTTTTAAATTTAAAGAATGGGTTAAGGGACAATATATAGTTCTTGAGAGGAATGATAAGTATTGGAAGAAGGGTCTTCCATATCTCGACAGGATTATTTATAAAATAATACCGAGCTCTGAGGCTATGATGCTAGCATTCCAACGAGGAGAGATAGACTTTGTATGGAACTACGGTATAACCTTTGCACATGCTGTACAACTAGAAAGGATGATAAAAGAGGGTAAGTTACCTGGAAAGAAGGTTTGGTTCTTCCCAAGCCCTGGAGGCTCGCTAGATGTGCTGGGATTCAACCTACATCCAGAAGGGGCTGCACCGTTGAAGGATGTAAGGGTTAGGAAGGCTATTGCGATGGCTATAAATAGATCAGCGATTGCTGAGGTCGTATATTTTGGCAAGGTAGAACCTCTAGACACTATGGTTTCACGAGCACCTGCTACCGCAATGTTCTATCCAGATGCTAAGCAGCCCAGCTATAATCCTGAAGAGGCTAACAGGCTTCTAGATGAGGCAGGATATAAGAGAGGTCCTGACGGAATAAGATTTAAGCTGAGACTAACAATAGATTCAACATCTTACCCATGGTATGTAAAGGAGGCAGAACTTATAAGAGACTTTCTAAGGCAGGTTGGAATAGATGTGCAAATAATAACATTAGATACTGCTGCATGGCATCAAACGGTTTTCAGAAACTGGGATTTCGATATGAGTATATTCCCATTCGTACACGGCCCAGGCCCTGCGTACTTTATCCAGTATTACACGAGCAGAGGTATAGTAAGGGCATCCTGGTCGAATGCGATGGGATATAGCAATCCAAAGGCCGAGCAATTACTTTTCGCAGCTGAGAAAGAGCTGGATAGAGCTAAGCAGATAGAGCTTGTCAGACAAGCCCTAAATATAATAGTTAATGACCAGCCAGCTGTGTGGCTTGTTTCGAGAACCTTTGTAGCACTACTAAATGCAGCATTTTCGGACGAGCTACAGCCAGGTGTATGGGAGAACGGATTTGGTACAAACTACATGAGACCTGAAAAGGTATTTCTAAAGACACTAGCGACACAAACACCTACACCTATAGCTACCACTACACCAGCACCTGGACCCATAGCTACAGCTACTCTTACAGCGGCATTAACACCTACCCCAACTCTAACACCTCTAATAGGTGCCCCCACAGCTAACACGATGATCTATATCGCTATAGCAATTATAGTTATAATAGTAGCGCTGTTTATAGCACTTAGACTAAGAAGGAGATGA
- a CDS encoding ABC transporter permease, whose protein sequence is MKKLMKKTIYFFSILTQAILSNKRILTGATIVSSLIIIAAAAPLITWYPPLKTLVANPFLPPNPSNPFGTDDLGRDIYTNSIYGLRTSLIVGALSTTIATLIGILIGAVAGYYGRVLGDVLMRITDMAFIIPSFLLALLIATILGPNIYNIMLAIGVTSWPGIARMTRAEFLRVKEQAFVEVARALGVSDRRIIFVHILPNSLPAIIPYVVLQMSNNILIEAGLGFLGISDPNIPSLGQLLNIAQQYLTTSWWIAAFPGLILSLLIIGFNLLGDGLIDYINPRLRVR, encoded by the coding sequence ATGAAAAAGCTTATGAAAAAGACGATATATTTTTTCTCAATATTGACACAGGCTATTTTATCAAACAAAAGAATCTTAACAGGAGCAACAATTGTATCGTCTTTAATAATTATAGCTGCTGCAGCACCCCTAATAACCTGGTATCCACCGCTTAAGACCCTTGTAGCAAATCCATTTCTACCTCCTAACCCGAGTAACCCGTTTGGCACAGATGATCTCGGTAGGGATATCTATACTAATTCTATTTATGGATTAAGAACCTCTCTTATTGTGGGAGCTTTATCAACAACAATAGCAACATTAATAGGAATATTGATAGGAGCTGTGGCAGGTTATTATGGAAGGGTTCTGGGAGACGTGCTTATGAGGATAACCGATATGGCCTTTATAATTCCGTCCTTCCTCTTAGCTCTATTAATAGCAACTATACTTGGCCCGAATATATATAATATAATGCTTGCGATAGGGGTTACAAGTTGGCCAGGGATTGCGAGAATGACACGAGCAGAGTTTCTAAGAGTGAAAGAACAAGCTTTTGTGGAGGTTGCAAGAGCATTAGGGGTCAGTGATCGTAGGATCATATTTGTACATATATTACCTAATTCATTACCAGCTATAATACCCTATGTTGTTCTCCAAATGAGCAATAATATACTTATAGAGGCAGGTTTAGGCTTCTTAGGCATTAGTGATCCCAATATCCCTAGCCTAGGACAGCTTCTAAATATAGCCCAGCAATACCTCACAACATCCTGGTGGATAGCAGCCTTTCCAGGGCTTATACTATCTTTGCTTATAATAGGCTTTAACTTACTCGGAGATGGATTAATAGATTATATAAATCCTCGTTTAAGGGTTCGATAG